CGCGAAGTCTTCCGTTCTAATAATCAATTAATGGATTTCCTTAAGCATCCCCGCATTGAGCAGAATAAGAAGAAACAGCTACTTCATGAAGCGTTTCAAGGGTATTCTACAGAAGTGACACACACATTAGACCTTCTAATGGATCGTCACCGTGAAGCCGTTATTCTAACAATGGTAGATGAGTTCATTAAATTGAACAACGATGCACGCGGGATTGCAGAGGCAGAAGTCTACTCTGTTCGTACATTGAGTCAAGACGAAGAACAATCTATACAAGACGTCTTTACAAAAAAGCTCAACAAAAACACCCTTCGCATTCACAACATTGTAGATCCATCCATCCTTGGCGGCTTAAAGCTGAAGATTGGAAACCGCATTTATGATGGTAGTGTGAGTGGTAAGTTAGAGCGTATGGAACGGAAATTGGTTTCTGCAAACAAATGATGATAGGGGTGAAATTGCATGAGCATCAAAGCTGAAGAGATCAGTTCGCTGATTAAGCAGCAAATTGAAAACTATGATTCTGAAATTGAAGTCAACGATGTAGGTACTGTTATCCAGGTTGGTGACGGTATTGCTCGTGCGCATGGCCTTGATAACGTCATGTCAGGTGAGCTAGTTGAATTTGCTAATGGTGTCATGGGAATGGCACAAAACCTTGAAGAAAATAACGTAGGTATTATTATTCTTGGTGAATTTACAGAGATCCGTGAAGGCGATGAAGTACGCCGTACAGGTCGTATCATGCAGGTTCCAGTAGGGGATGAACTACTAGGTCGTGTTGTAAACCCACTAGGACAACCTGTTGATGGTAGAGGACCAACTGAAACAACGAAAACACGTCCAATCGAGTCTCCTGCACCAGGAGTTATGGACCGTAAATCCGTTGATGAACCACTACAAACAGGTGTTAAAGCAATTGATGCACTTGTTCCAATTGGCCGTGGTCAGCGTGAGTTAATCATCGGTGACCGCCAAACTGGTAAAACATCCGTTGCACTAGATACAATCTTGAACCAGAAGGACCAAGATATGATCTGTATTTATGTTGCGATTGGTCAGAAGGAATCCACTGTACGTAGTACGGTTGAAACCCTTCGTAAGCATGGAGCACTAGATTACACAATCGTTGTAACAGCGAGTGCTTCCCAGCCAGCACCACTATTATACCTAGCGCCATATGCAGGTGTATCCATGGGTGAAGAGTTCATGTATAACGGTAAGCACGTACTTGTTGTGTATGATGACCTTACAAAACAAGCAGCAGCATACCGTGAACTTTCCTTATTATTACGCCGTCCTCCAGGCCGTGAAGCATTCCCTGGTGACGTATTCTACCTTCACTCTCGCCTTCTAGAGCGTGCAGCGAAGCTAAGTGATGACAAAGGTGGCGGTTCCTTAACGGCGCTTCCATTCATCGAAACGCAAGCAGGTGACATTTCTGCTTATATCCCAACAAACGTAATTTCCATTACAGACGGACAGATTTTCTTACAATCTGACTTGTTCTTCTCAGGTGTACGCCCAGCGATTAACGCAGGACAGTCCGTATCTCGTGTTGGTGGTTCCGCGCAGATCAAAGCCATGAAGAAGGTAGCAGGTACACTTCGTCTGGACCTTGCATCTTTCCGTGAGCTAGAAGCCTTCGCGCAGTTCGGTTCTGACCTTGATAAAGCGACGCAAGCGAAACTAAACCGTGGTGCCCGTACAGTTGAAGTACTAAAACAGGGACTTCATAAACCACTTGCAGTTGAGAAGCAGGTTGCGATTATCTATGCACTTGTAAATGGATATTTAGATGATATTCCAGTAGCTGATATCCAACGTTTTGAATCAGAACTTCAAGATTGGATCGGCAAAAATAAATCTGAACTTTATGACCAGATTCGCAGTACTGGTAAGCTTCCAGAAAAGGATGACTTCAATAGTGCTGTTGAAGAATTCAAGAAAACATTTGTTGTTTCTGAATAAGTACATGTAGCAAGAGGAAGCAACCTTTGCAGAAAGGGTGGTGAAACAGCGTGGCATCCCTTAGAGATATAAAATCACGGATTACATCCACTAAGAAAACGAAACAGATTACAAAAGCGATGGAAATGGTCTCTGCATCAAAGCTGAATAAAGCGGAGCAAAACGCAAAAGCGTTTAATCCGTACATGGAGAAAATTCAGGAAGTAGTGGCATCTATCGCAAACGGTGGTGTAGATGTTGATCATCCAATGTTGAAAAGTCGTCCAGTGAAGAAGACAGGATACATTGTAATCACATCTGACCGTGGTCTTGCAGGGGCATATAACAGTAGCGTACTTCGCACCGTAAACCGTCATATTCATGAGCGTCATAGCTCTAAGGATGAATATACGGTTATACCGATGGGACGTATCGGACGGGATTTCTTTGCGAAGCGCAATATGCCAATTGAATCCGAAATTACTGGGCTTGCTGACCAGCCTGACTTTGCGGATATTAAAGATATCGCAAGTGAAGCTGTTCAGCTTTACTCAGACGAAACAATTGATGAGCTTTACATTTATTACAATCACTATGTAAGTGCTATTACACAAGAAGTAAGAGGCACTAAATTGCTCCCACTAACCAATATTTCGACTGAAGCAACGCAACCAAAGAGCGCATATGAATATGAGCCAGACCAAGATACCATACTGAAGGCTCTTTTACCTCAGTATGCAGAAAGCTTGATTTATGGCGCGCTAGTTGATGGGAAAGCAAGTGAACACGCTGCTCGTATGACAGCGATGAAAGCTGCTACAGATAATGCTGATGAGTTAATTGATGAC
Above is a genomic segment from Pontibacillus yanchengensis containing:
- a CDS encoding F0F1 ATP synthase subunit delta codes for the protein MSNEVVGKRYATALFQLGQEHSKLEKLEEELRTIREVFRSNNQLMDFLKHPRIEQNKKKQLLHEAFQGYSTEVTHTLDLLMDRHREAVILTMVDEFIKLNNDARGIAEAEVYSVRTLSQDEEQSIQDVFTKKLNKNTLRIHNIVDPSILGGLKLKIGNRIYDGSVSGKLERMERKLVSANK
- a CDS encoding F0F1 ATP synthase subunit gamma; translation: MASLRDIKSRITSTKKTKQITKAMEMVSASKLNKAEQNAKAFNPYMEKIQEVVASIANGGVDVDHPMLKSRPVKKTGYIVITSDRGLAGAYNSSVLRTVNRHIHERHSSKDEYTVIPMGRIGRDFFAKRNMPIESEITGLADQPDFADIKDIASEAVQLYSDETIDELYIYYNHYVSAITQEVRGTKLLPLTNISTEATQPKSAYEYEPDQDTILKALLPQYAESLIYGALVDGKASEHAARMTAMKAATDNADELIDDLTLSYNRARQAAITQEITEIVGGAAALE
- the atpA gene encoding F0F1 ATP synthase subunit alpha, with protein sequence MSIKAEEISSLIKQQIENYDSEIEVNDVGTVIQVGDGIARAHGLDNVMSGELVEFANGVMGMAQNLEENNVGIIILGEFTEIREGDEVRRTGRIMQVPVGDELLGRVVNPLGQPVDGRGPTETTKTRPIESPAPGVMDRKSVDEPLQTGVKAIDALVPIGRGQRELIIGDRQTGKTSVALDTILNQKDQDMICIYVAIGQKESTVRSTVETLRKHGALDYTIVVTASASQPAPLLYLAPYAGVSMGEEFMYNGKHVLVVYDDLTKQAAAYRELSLLLRRPPGREAFPGDVFYLHSRLLERAAKLSDDKGGGSLTALPFIETQAGDISAYIPTNVISITDGQIFLQSDLFFSGVRPAINAGQSVSRVGGSAQIKAMKKVAGTLRLDLASFRELEAFAQFGSDLDKATQAKLNRGARTVEVLKQGLHKPLAVEKQVAIIYALVNGYLDDIPVADIQRFESELQDWIGKNKSELYDQIRSTGKLPEKDDFNSAVEEFKKTFVVSE